The Musa acuminata AAA Group cultivar baxijiao chromosome BXJ3-6, Cavendish_Baxijiao_AAA, whole genome shotgun sequence region TCCAGCGCCCGTTCTCGTGGATCCTTATTCGTACATCTTCTGATCTGCGTTACAAGATATTTTACTTAGATCTTGGATTGGATGTAACAGCTTAGGAACAATGGGGCTCACCTTCACGAAGTTGTTCAGCCGCCTCTTCGCTAAGAAGGAGATGAGGATCTTGATGGTGGGTCTTGACGCTGCTGGTAAGACGACCATCCTCTACAAGCTCAAGCTCGGAGAAATCGTCACCACGATTCCCACTATCGGTGAGACTTATTTGTCTCCCTATTTTTTCCTCCTATCATAATTCCAACCTTGACTGGTATACTTCAAATTACACCAATTGGTCTGCGGGTGTGAGGCAGCGATCCATGTGGCTTTTGGAAAAGTGTGACTATGTCTGTAACGTTTTAAATGGTATAGATATAATTTGCTCAGTTAACAAAGTTTGAGCTTCTTTAGGCCTTGATGGGATTCTTGCACTATTTTTTCATTAcactttcttataataatagtttagcatatatatatatatatatatatatgtatatatatacatatatgtatatatatacatgtatgtatatatgtacatgtatgtatatatgtacatgtatgtatatatgtacatgtatgtatatatatacatatatgtacatgtatgtatatgtatgtatatgtatatatatttgtatatgtatgtatgtatttatctATATACGTGACATTTTGTTGTTCTTTCCTAGTGAGGATTGGAATTCAGGCTATCAATAGAAGGATGATTTTTAATTCTATGGAGATTCaatgttgattattattattgttttttgtATGCACCTAAATAAGTGTAGGGTTTTTTTCATTGGTTAGAATTTCATGACTAGTTATAAATCCTTGtgcaattttgttttcttttttgtttagtTCTTTAATTCTCCTAAGGTACTTCAACTCTATCTATGTCCCTTCACCAGTCATATTTAAGTTTCTTATGGCACATCTcttcaaaaagaataaaaatgtaaTTGTGGCAATGAGTATTTGATTATGCATTCAATTCACATTTTGTTTTGGAGAAGGGAGTCAGGGACAGTGGCAATGCGGATGAGTCTCTTATAATACTCTCTCTTTTGTTGGCAGCTTGAATTTGTTTTTGAGCATTCTGCATTCGGTAGGGCTCGTAGTACTTAATGTTACTCAAAAGTAATGAATCATATGGGTTGAACTAGTTATTTAGTGTTTCAATGCAGGGTTCAATGTGGAGACTGTGGAGTACAAAAACATTAGCTTCACCGTTTGGGATGTTGGTGGTCAGGACAAGGTACCATAATGCCTGATGTAGGCAATTATTTGACATGGAAAAATTGGTTGAATATATGGGTGTCATTATAATTCTCTGCAGCTTGCAATGCCAAACAATTACTTGTCAAACAAAATTATTACCTCTAACAATTCCTTCTGGTGATACGATCCTTGGACGACAGATCAGACccctttggaggcattacttccaGAACACACAGGGCCTTATTTTTGTTGTTGACAGCAACGACAGAGATCGTGTTGTTGAGGCAAGGGATGAACTCCACAGGATGCTTAATGAGGTAGATCTTTCATTTGGTTATGCCTCTTTTGAGCTCTCTGGGTTTTTGTAATGTCATTGCCTACAAGTGATAAAGCCAACTATCCCTGCTCGCAAAAACTTGTTATCTATTTGCTTTTCCTACTTTAGTATCAGACTTGATACATAAGTGTATATCCTATGTATGGCAGATTATTTGACATGTGCATATCGATCAGACATTAACATCATAATTTGTATTTGGATTCTCACTTGGTATTGTAGGACGAATTGCGGGATGCTGTTTTACTTGTTTTTGCAAACAAACAAGATCTTCCCAATGCAATGAATGCTGCTGAGATCACCGACAAGCTTGGTCTGCATTCCCTGCGCCTGCGACACTGGTACGACACTTTGCTTTTGCTAAGTTTAGAGTCTACTGGTGAACTTGTTCATTTGTTTGTCAAATCACCTTGTCATGATTGATTACTGTCAAAATCAAATTCACAAGGTTGTAGATGAAGTTGAGCAACAGTGGCATTTTCATTTTGTTAGATTACTTGTAGATACAATtgatatataattaatatgatcACGCCATAAAAGAAGAAAGTTCTTAATTGCCAAAGAAAAGAACATTTGTTTATGATTGCTCAAATTATCACTAGCGAAGATTTAGCAAGCATACTTAGTAAATTTATAAATGAACCACATATAGTGATATTTACGTATGCGACTTCTATAACTATCATATATAGGCAACTATTGCATGAAAAGAatcttttttgttctcttttttttttttacaatttgaaGAATTCAGCAATAACCAAGCAAGGCAACAAAATTTTGTAGATGT contains the following coding sequences:
- the LOC135586119 gene encoding ADP-ribosylation factor 1-like, translated to MGLTFTKLFSRLFAKKEMRILMVGLDAAGKTTILYKLKLGEIVTTIPTIGFNVETVEYKNISFTVWDVGGQDKIRPLWRHYFQNTQGLIFVVDSNDRDRVVEARDELHRMLNEDELRDAVLLVFANKQDLPNAMNAAEITDKLGLHSLRLRHWYIQSTCATSGEGLYEGLDWLSSNIASKA